In Acidimicrobiia bacterium, a genomic segment contains:
- a CDS encoding TIGR03086 family metal-binding protein, which produces MGLDLPALHERALNATRRDVGGIRDDQWELATPCEGWTVRELANHVVSGNFWAAELARGKTIEAVGDRLDGDVLGPDPLAAYTESARVADEAFRAPGAMAAPCAVSYGPVPGEVYAGHRFLDVLIHGWDLAAATGQDTALPPDLVEACWAVVEPQRDLLVGSGMFGDHHEIPPGADRQASLLALLGRTP; this is translated from the coding sequence ATGGGACTCGACCTGCCGGCGCTGCACGAGCGCGCCTTGAACGCCACCCGTCGCGACGTCGGCGGCATCCGGGACGACCAGTGGGAGCTGGCGACACCGTGCGAGGGGTGGACGGTGCGCGAGCTCGCCAACCACGTCGTCTCCGGGAACTTCTGGGCCGCCGAGCTCGCCCGTGGCAAGACGATCGAGGCCGTCGGCGATCGGCTCGACGGTGACGTGCTCGGCCCGGACCCGCTCGCGGCCTACACCGAGTCCGCGCGCGTGGCCGACGAGGCCTTCCGCGCCCCCGGCGCCATGGCGGCGCCGTGCGCGGTGTCCTACGGCCCGGTGCCGGGCGAGGTGTACGCCGGCCACCGCTTCCTCGACGTGCTCATCCACGGCTGGGACCTCGCCGCCGCCACCGGGCAGGACACGGCTCTCCCGCCCGATCTCGTCGAGGCGTGCTGGGCCGTCGTCGAGCCCCAGCGGGACCTGCTCGTGGGCAGCGGCATGTTCGGCGACCACCACGAGATCCCGCCGGGCGCCGACCGGCAGGCGAGCCTGCTGGCGCTCCTCGGGCGCACCCCCTAG